A section of the Chloroflexota bacterium genome encodes:
- the dcm gene encoding DNA (cytosine-5-)-methyltransferase, with translation MKPTVLELCAGGGGQAIGFERAGFDHSALIDDNDHACATLRINRPYWNVINADIRQLDMAYWRGVDVVAGGLPCPPFSVAGKQKGRSDERDLFPALLRIVDATNPRMVVVENVRGLMQRRFEQYRADLECALEKSGYRTKWGLLNAFDFGANQNRTRAFMVAHGDDLSFQWPEPNGGGGTVGEALSELIAEGGWLHAKEWAAKADQPAPTLTGGSHKHGGPDLGPTRSRAKWAEIGVDGLGIANEPPSRDFDGMPRLTIKMVACLQSFPPDWQFAGGKTQQYRQIGNALTVELATAVAKAVRKCLKD, from the coding sequence GTGAAACCCACGGTTCTAGAGCTTTGCGCCGGCGGCGGCGGCCAGGCGATTGGCTTTGAGCGGGCGGGATTTGACCATTCGGCGCTGATTGACGACAACGATCACGCTTGCGCAACTTTGCGCATTAACCGTCCGTATTGGAATGTCATCAATGCAGATATCCGCCAATTGGACATGGCCTATTGGCGCGGCGTCGATGTCGTGGCCGGCGGGCTCCCCTGCCCTCCGTTCTCTGTGGCTGGAAAACAAAAAGGCCGGAGCGATGAACGCGACTTATTCCCCGCTTTGCTGCGCATCGTCGACGCAACCAATCCGAGGATGGTTGTCGTTGAGAACGTGCGGGGGCTGATGCAGCGCCGTTTCGAGCAATATCGGGCGGATTTGGAATGCGCACTTGAAAAGTCCGGCTACCGAACCAAGTGGGGTTTGCTCAACGCTTTTGATTTCGGCGCGAACCAAAACCGCACCCGAGCGTTTATGGTCGCCCACGGCGACGATTTGTCGTTTCAATGGCCTGAGCCGAATGGCGGCGGTGGCACCGTGGGCGAGGCCCTCAGTGAATTGATTGCCGAAGGCGGTTGGCTCCACGCTAAGGAATGGGCTGCAAAGGCGGATCAACCGGCGCCAACATTGACGGGCGGCTCGCACAAACACGGTGGGCCAGACCTTGGGCCAACCAGGTCACGCGCCAAGTGGGCCGAAATCGGCGTGGACGGATTGGGTATTGCTAATGAGCCGCCGTCCCGTGATTTTGATGGAATGCCCCGATTGACCATCAAGATGGTGGCTTGCCTCCAATCATTTCCGCCGGATTGGCAATTCGCCGGAGGCAAAACACAACAGTACCGACAGATCGGCAATGCGCTGACCGTCGAACTCGCAACCGCCGTGGCGAAGGCAGTGCGCAAGTGCCTGAAAGATTAA